The stretch of DNA ATAGCAGTTATGTAGTGTTTATGAAAAGAATTATGAGTCAGTCAGTAATAAAAAGTGGTATAAAAAATATGAGAAATTTGAAATGCAGTCTTACGGTAGCGGTGATCTTTTTTGCCACAACAGTAGACGCGCAGGAGTTGACGATGAAAGTATCTTTTTCTGCCCCGGCCGGAAAACCTTTGATCAATACATTGGAAGAATTCGCAGATAAAACGAGGATGCGTTTGGTGTATTCAAAAGAAGATATTAAAGACTTTAAAGTGAGAGAGGTAAGATGTGATTATATTTCTGTAACCGAATGTCTGAAAAATATTACAGATAACCTTCCCGTGGCTGTACGTCAGAGAGGAGAGTTGCTCTCAGTGAAATATCAAGGCTCCAACATGTCTGTATCTGCAGTACAGGGAAATGGAAGGCTTACAGGAAAAATTGTAGATGAGGTAGGAAATCCTATTGTAAAAGCAGAAGTAAATGTTGCAGGAAAGACTGCAGCAACGGATAATAATGGAGATTTCAGCATCAATGTGCCTGCAGGAGTTTATACCCTTACGGTGAAGGCATCAGGCTACAGTTCATTAAGAGTAGAGAAGTTGCAGGTAATTACTGATGAAATTAATACTGTTTCTTTTGCGATGAAGCATATCTCTAATAAAGAAATGAATATTAAGGAGGTTGTAATAACAGGTGTACGTAAGGCGGATACGCAGGCAGGTCTTTTAGCTCAACAAAAAAGAGCAGCTCAAATGAGTGATGGAATTTCTGCTGAGCAAATATCCAAAACTCCTGATAATGATGTAGGAGGTACTCTTAAAAGAGTTACAGGAGTGACTACGATCGATAATAAGTATGTGGTGGTACGTTCAATGGGAGAACGTTGGAATACCGCAGCAATGGATGGAATTAATTTACCGAGTACAGAAGCATACAACCAGAATTTTTCTTTTGATATTATTCCTACCGCTATGGTAGAAAGTGTGGTGGTCAGCAAAACGGCAACACCGGATATGAATGCCAGCTTTGCGGGAGGTTATGTAGAAGTGCGAACAAAAGATATTCCCAACGAAAATTTTACAACAGTAAATATTGGCTCTTCTTATAATGATATCTCAACATTTAAAGAGTTTATTACCAAGAAGCGAGGGAAGTATGATTATTGGGGGTATGATGACGGAACAAGGGATTTCCCAAAAGGTTTGGAAGCTACAGACTGGAATAACCCTTTGTTTTTTGAGCAATCAAAGCGATTTACCAATGATAATTTTACGAATTATTCAACGACAGCTAATCTTAATTCTAATATGCAGGTTGCTTTAGGAAGGAATTACAGGCTGAAAAATAATAATAAATGGGGTTTTGCTGCGGCTATTACAACAAGAAATGAACAAAATAAACTTGATATTGACCATACCGGAAGAGGAGGCTGGATGGATAATGCGGGATTGGTTATTGGCTGGGAAAAATTGGGAGTTGCCCCGGTAAGCTTTTTTAATTTTAAAAATAAAGGAGCATCCTATAGTTATAATTCGACCATAGGAGGAATGTTGAACTTCGGTTTGCAGCTTGGCAAAAACAGGATCTCTTTCCGTAATTCCTATACCCATATTTATGATCAGACCCTGACGAGGATTACCGGCTGGAATGAATATGTAAATGGAAGCGGAGATGCCACCATTCCGTATAATTATTTTTACTACGGTATTCTTCCTCCCAATACAGATCTGAAGTTCGTAGACCGACCGATTACAGAGACAACAGATTATCCGGTGTATCAAACCTTGCTCCAAAACAAATTGGAAGGAAGTCATAAAATAGGAAACAAAGAGATCAGCTGGTTTGCTGCCAGAACAGGTGTCACTTCGGATACAAAAGATTATACTCAGTATCAGACCAATTATAATTTCATAGGAAACGAAATTTTAAGTTATAATCAGATCTATAACTCCGGAAATAATTTTGCCAGAGGATATATTGCCAATAAAGAGACTGATTATAATTATGGAGCTTCATTCAAATGGAGTATGGATACCGGAGATTTTAAAAATGATGTTAAAGTAGGTTATGCAGGGGCTTTAAAAAATAATACCAATCAGCAACAGAAATTTTTTCTTAGAGTGGACGAAAACCGTGATGTTCCCAACAGTGAAAAAAACAGTCTGATTATGTATGGTGCACTTGCGGGGTGGTTTGATGGTTCTCATTACAATCCTGGCGGTATCGGATGGCAAACTAAAGCACTTTATAAAAATGATAAATACGAAGGTAAAGTAACTCAGCATGCTCCTTTCATTATGTTTGATAACCGTTGGAAGAATAAACTCAGATTGGTTTGGGGAATGCGTGCAGAATACTTTAGATATGATCTTATTTCTCAGCAGCAGGATCCGAGTGATAATAAAAATGTGATTAAAGCACCTATTAAAGAAAAAGCATGGCAGTGGATGCCTTCAGCGAATTTTACTTATAGTCCTTCTAACAATATCAATGTGAGATTAGCTTATAACAGATCGGTTATTCGGCCTCAGTTTAACGAAAGAACAGGGTTGCCTTATTTTGATCCGATTGCGAACGGTCTTATCTATAATACGGAAATGACTTCGGCTGTCATCAATAATTATGATTTCAAGTTTGAGTGGTTTCCGGGTCTGGGAGAAATAATTTCTGCAGGATTGTATTATAAAAATATTGATCGGCCGATTGAGCGAGAGGGTTATATTTCTCAAGAAGGAAACCTGTTTCTTTATAATGGAAATTCTAAAAATGCAAAATTAAAAGGATTTGAAGTAGAAGTAAGAAAAAGCTTAGGCTTTATCAAGGAAGGTACTTTCCTGAAAGATCTTTTTATCAGTGGAAATTTCACGTACAATGATACTAAAGTGGTGGCTTTCAAAGACCGGTATAAAACTGAAGATACCGATCCAACCTATGAAGTAGATCGTCCTCTGTATGGACAGACGCCTTATGCCTACAATTTAGGCTTGCTATATAATGGTAACCGTTTAGGTTTGAGTTTTTTATACAATGCTAAAGGTGATCAGTATGTAACCGTTGGGTATGCTTATATCGGTGAAGAAATTCAAAGGCCTTACGCCGTGGCAGATGCTCAGATTTCATATAGACTTTTAAAAGATAAGAACCTGGAGATCAAGTTTAACGTAAGAAACCTCTTCAACAGGGTAAGGGAATATTATAATAATTTCAATTCCTACTCGGTGTCCAAAGGTGACGGAAGTTCTTATGATACACAAAGAGAATCTCTGGGGCTTTTACCCGGAGCAACAAGCAAATATGATAAAGATATCGATAGAATATTATTCAGAGCTTACAATGGGAGGCTATTCGGCTTATCAGTAGGATATACCTTTTAGGTAGTGCTGAGTATCAGATAAAAAAGAAAACAAGCTTTTGACAGAAGCATTATGATATAAGATCTTATATAGATGGTAGGTGTTACAGGTTTCCGTATCCTGAGATCTGAGAAATAAAACTGATGATGCGCACTTCAGTAGATAATCAGACAAAAATGGAAAATTACTGTATTCCCTGGGCAGTAATTAGATCTACAGGGAACTTTGTAGGGGCTGCACCTCAGGCAATACAGAGTTTTAAAAACAATGTGTAACCAAATCACGGTGATATAAAGGTGGTATCCCGTAACCAGGATTCATCCGGCCCAAAAAAATAAAATAACCGGATCCATATTTCTAAATTTTACAACAATGAGAAAATTAACTTTAATCGCTGTAACAGCTTTATCCCTAACAGCTTGTCGTCAGAATGATTCTTTATCAGATTCTTCTTCATTTGAAATGCAATCTGCTTCTGCAGAATATTTAACTGCTTCCGCACTTCCTGTTACTGCAGTTAGTGGTGCGATTACTACCAATACTACTTGGAGTGGAGTTGTTGAAATCGATGGTATAGTAACTGTTAAAGGTGGAGCTACTTTGACAATCCAGCCGGGTACTTTTATCAAAGCAAAGCCTAATACAACAAATACGCCGACAGGAGTTTTGGTTATTGCTAAAACAGGTAAAATAAATGCTACAGGAACTGCATCTCAACCTATTATTTTTACAAGTTATAAGTTATTGGATGGAGATGAAGATACTACAGCAACTCCAGGTGATTTTGGAGGTGTTATTATGTTAGGAGATGCTCCTACAAATAAGCCTACAACTACTGTTATTGAAGGTTTATCAGGTGCTGATTATCAATATGGTGGTACGAATGCTGCTCACAATGGAGGAACTATTAAATATGCACGTATCGAATTTGGAGGATTTGACCTTTTCGCACCTAACTCAGGAAATGAAATCAACGGGTTAACTTTAGGTGGAGTAGGTAACGGTACTACATTAGACCACATCCAGGTATCTTATGGTAAAGATGATTCATTTGAATTCTTTGGAGGTACGGTAAATGCATCAAACCTTGTTTCTTTTGCACCGGATGATGACAACTTCGATTTTGACTTCGGATATTCAGGAACGATTACTTGTGCTTTGGCATTAGCAGATTATAATTCAACTCATAGCCAGAGTGGAGGTGTTTCTGATACAAATGGTATCGAATTGGATAATGACGGGACAGGTTCTACTGCTTCTCCTTTCACGCGTCCTACTGTTAAAAACCTTACTATCGTTGGAGCTAAAAGTCCTTTAAAAGGAGGTTTATATGAAAATGCAATCCACGTAAGAAGAAATGGTAAATTAACTTTAGATAATGCTGTTGTTACAGGATATCCTGTAGGAGTATTATTAGAGACTGTAAACAGTACTACTCCTGTCAATCTTGCAGATCTTAACTTTACAGCTGTACAAGCTCATGGGTTTACATTCGCTACAGCGTCTAAAGTAGGTTCTACTACTGCAGCACTTACGATTCCTGGAGTAACAACTTCTACTTCTAATCCTGCTAACCTTTGGGGAATGTCTCAGCCGTTCTTTAACGAAGCTACTGCATGGAATGTTTCTCCAAGAAATTGTGGAGATTTCCAAGGAACATGGACAAAATATAATTTTTCAATTGTACAATAATTGATAATATGGGGTGGCACCATCTGCCATCCCATTTTTTTAATTCATTTTTAAAATCTATAGTATGAAAAAAGTAGTTTTATTCTCTCTCTTAATTGTATCAAAGTTATTGTCTGCCCAATATCCGGTTTGGACCAATTCTTTTGATTCAACAAGTGATATGCAGGGGTGGTCTTTCCATGATCTAAACGGAAATGGAAACGGATGGATACAGGGACCGAATATTTATCATAACGGTACTGCTCTGCAGTATGGTTCAGCAGGTTCTTTACGCTACTCAATAAGCAGTGTTCCTTCCGGAAGTGTAGCGGGATTTGGTACTGAAAATGACTGGGCGATTTCTCCGCAAATTGACTTGTCTTCATCGGGCGGGACGATTACTTTGGCAGCTTATATCGGTCGTCAAAGAACAACCCATCAGATTGTTGGAAGATACCTTTATATTTATGTAAGTACCGATCAAAAGCCGGTGCCGGAATTAGCCGATTTTCAGGCATTGGCAGTAGATGCCAACGGAAATAACATTGTAAGTCCTTATGTGATCAGTGCTGGTGGTGGAGGTAACCCTTTTCCCAACGACTTGAATCAGTTTGTAGAAAGCCTTGTTGATCTTTCTGCTTTCGCAGGAAAAAAGATCTATATCGGATTATGGTCAAACAGAGCCACTGGAGATACGACCAATGTGCCTAATATCAACATTAATGAAATGGCGATTTATACTTCGGTTCTAAAAACACAGGATGTAAAAAAAGTAAAAGATCTTACCTTGGTGATGCAGAATCCGGTTGTAGCATCTTTAATGCTAAAGCTTAATCCTGCCTTCAGGGAAAATGCAACAACGGTTACAGTATTTAATATGGCCGGACAATCAGTTCTTAATACCCGATACAGCAGAGAAATGAATGTGACCGGGTTGTCTTCAGGTAATTATGTTGCTGTAGTATCAGACGGAATATTGTCTGAGAAAGTGAAGTTCATCAAAAAATAATTCTTTACATACAGGATGGTGCTCCCTCAGTTCGATTTCTTTAAGATGAAAAAAATAACCATGTCAAAAACTATTACTATAGGACTTTATAGCGCACCTGTACCATATACAATTTAAAAATATTGCCCTCTGTATGGCTTAGGGCAATATTTCTAAATTATAGTTTATAATTAATATCATAAAAATGAAAAAAATAATCGCCCTTGCTATTCTTATCGGTTTGTTATCATGTACTGATGAGGTTATGCAGCCTTATGATAAATCACAGAAACCTGCGGAAATTAATATCAAGGGATATTCAAAACCGGATGTATTGCAATTAAGGCTTAATGGGAAACCTGTAGTCATCAATGGAAGTACGTCATATACCAATACTATAGAAACCCAATTGAGTTTTGTTGTGGATGAAGGAGAAACAGATCAGATTGAGATCTATAACAATGAAAGCGGAAAACAGATCGCAAAATATAATATCAATTTTAATAATATAGATCAGTATAAAAATTTGTATTTCTTCAACCTTCCCGGAATTTACCTTCAGACGTATGCTGTCAAGCCTCAGGTAAATCTTGGAAAAGTAGGAATGGAATTTATCTTTCCTAATTTAGGGGAGGTCTCCGGTGTCTCTTTAGACGGGATAAAAGGAGTATTAAAGAGAGAAAATGGACAGGTGTTGGCAGAGTTTGATCGTATTGAAAAAAATAATTTCTCTCCGTTAAAGATGTACAGTTTTTTCAGTGTAACAGCTCCTGTCTATCTGGAATTGTACAAAACAGGAACTTCTGATCCATATTTCGGATCGCAAATCATTCAGGTAAAAATAAAACAGGATATAGGAGCAAACATGATCGTACTGCAGGAAAAGATGGAAAATGGAAAAGTTGTGGTGATCGGTGATATTGATATTGCAGACTATTTGTAAAAATAAATTCTTTAAGGAGCATCATGGGTAAATTTTTTACATTTAATAGACTGGCTTTAATCTCTCTGATTTCAATAATGGCTTTTTCATGCAGGTCTGAAGAAGAAGCAATTCCTGATTTTCCCGATGGAAGTGTGGAGTCTGCTAATGTGTGGGTACAGGACCAAATGAAACGATATTATTATTGGGCAGATCAGATGTCTTCGAAACCGGATTATCATCTGCCTGTCAAGAAATTTTTTACAAGTCTTTTATCTCAGAATGATCGTTTTTCAAGTATTGTTAATACTGAAGATCCCACAACCTATTTACGTACCGTCCGGAATATGTATGGATTTGATTATGCTGTTCTTCAACTTGCCAACGGGCAGATAACGGCTGTAATTAAACTAGTCTTACAGAATTCTCCTGCTCAAAATGCAGGTTTGCAGCGCGGGATGATCATAAAGAAAATTAATGGAAGCCTGATCACGGCTTCCAATGCAGAAAGTCTTCTTAACTCTATTCCCAATAATACAACCCTTGACCTTATGGTAGGAAACTGGAAAGACGGGAATATTGAGAATGAAAAAAATATAAAGGTGTATTGTGGCTTTTCTCTTGATCAGCCTATTATCTCTAAAATTTTTGAACAAAATGGTAAAAAGACAGGATACTTATATATTTACGATTTCCCGGATGGAATGTCTCATAGTCTTAATCAGAAATTTGCAGAATTTAAAGCTAATGGGGTAAAGGATCTTGTGGTAGATCTCAGATATAATTACGGCGGATCAGTAGCATCAGCAGCGGCATTATGTTCACTGATTCCTTTGGGAATAGCTTCCGGTTCTCCCTTTATTATCTATAAAGGGAATAAAAATGGAGGTGAAGTTAAAAAGACATTTGCAGAACAGATTGCCTATGACCCTACTGCTGTTGACTTTGCAACGCTTCATGCTAATGCATTAGGGTTGGGCCGGGTTTTTATTCTTACATCAAGGAATACAGCATCCGCATCCGAAATAGTAATCAATAACCTTAAACCTTATGTGCAGGTGATACAAGTGGGAGGTACTACTCTTGGGAAAGATATGGCAGGCTTTTCCATTTCAGATGATCGTAAGCCCAAGAAAATCTCATGGCAGTTGCATCCTGTTATTTATAAGGTATACAATGCGAACGGGCATGGAGAATATAACAATGGAATTTCACCACAGGTTCCGGTAGATGAATATGCTTCATTACCATTAATGCCTCTAGGGCAGGCTGATGAAACTTTACTTCAGACTGTTTTAGGGAAGATTTACTCCAAATCTGTTCAGGAAAATACAATTCAGGTGAAAATACTTTCTGAAAGTGAAAGACCATTTTCACTATCTAATAGTAAGCGATATTAAAAACCTAATGAGTTATGCAAGGAATAGAGCCCAAAATACACCAGGAAGTGATCAAAAGAGTTCATGATCTTGAACAATTGTTAAAAGAAACACCCGAGCAAAACAGGGAATACACGGAAGAAATTTTTCATATGAATACTGAATTGTCAGCACTTTATGAAG from Chryseobacterium piperi encodes:
- a CDS encoding TonB-dependent receptor; the protein is MRNLKCSLTVAVIFFATTVDAQELTMKVSFSAPAGKPLINTLEEFADKTRMRLVYSKEDIKDFKVREVRCDYISVTECLKNITDNLPVAVRQRGELLSVKYQGSNMSVSAVQGNGRLTGKIVDEVGNPIVKAEVNVAGKTAATDNNGDFSINVPAGVYTLTVKASGYSSLRVEKLQVITDEINTVSFAMKHISNKEMNIKEVVITGVRKADTQAGLLAQQKRAAQMSDGISAEQISKTPDNDVGGTLKRVTGVTTIDNKYVVVRSMGERWNTAAMDGINLPSTEAYNQNFSFDIIPTAMVESVVVSKTATPDMNASFAGGYVEVRTKDIPNENFTTVNIGSSYNDISTFKEFITKKRGKYDYWGYDDGTRDFPKGLEATDWNNPLFFEQSKRFTNDNFTNYSTTANLNSNMQVALGRNYRLKNNNKWGFAAAITTRNEQNKLDIDHTGRGGWMDNAGLVIGWEKLGVAPVSFFNFKNKGASYSYNSTIGGMLNFGLQLGKNRISFRNSYTHIYDQTLTRITGWNEYVNGSGDATIPYNYFYYGILPPNTDLKFVDRPITETTDYPVYQTLLQNKLEGSHKIGNKEISWFAARTGVTSDTKDYTQYQTNYNFIGNEILSYNQIYNSGNNFARGYIANKETDYNYGASFKWSMDTGDFKNDVKVGYAGALKNNTNQQQKFFLRVDENRDVPNSEKNSLIMYGALAGWFDGSHYNPGGIGWQTKALYKNDKYEGKVTQHAPFIMFDNRWKNKLRLVWGMRAEYFRYDLISQQQDPSDNKNVIKAPIKEKAWQWMPSANFTYSPSNNINVRLAYNRSVIRPQFNERTGLPYFDPIANGLIYNTEMTSAVINNYDFKFEWFPGLGEIISAGLYYKNIDRPIEREGYISQEGNLFLYNGNSKNAKLKGFEVEVRKSLGFIKEGTFLKDLFISGNFTYNDTKVVAFKDRYKTEDTDPTYEVDRPLYGQTPYAYNLGLLYNGNRLGLSFLYNAKGDQYVTVGYAYIGEEIQRPYAVADAQISYRLLKDKNLEIKFNVRNLFNRVREYYNNFNSYSVSKGDGSSYDTQRESLGLLPGATSKYDKDIDRILFRAYNGRLFGLSVGYTF
- a CDS encoding T9SS-dependent choice-of-anchor J family protein, producing the protein MKKVVLFSLLIVSKLLSAQYPVWTNSFDSTSDMQGWSFHDLNGNGNGWIQGPNIYHNGTALQYGSAGSLRYSISSVPSGSVAGFGTENDWAISPQIDLSSSGGTITLAAYIGRQRTTHQIVGRYLYIYVSTDQKPVPELADFQALAVDANGNNIVSPYVISAGGGGNPFPNDLNQFVESLVDLSAFAGKKIYIGLWSNRATGDTTNVPNININEMAIYTSVLKTQDVKKVKDLTLVMQNPVVASLMLKLNPAFRENATTVTVFNMAGQSVLNTRYSREMNVTGLSSGNYVAVVSDGILSEKVKFIKK
- a CDS encoding S41 family peptidase, with the translated sequence MGKFFTFNRLALISLISIMAFSCRSEEEAIPDFPDGSVESANVWVQDQMKRYYYWADQMSSKPDYHLPVKKFFTSLLSQNDRFSSIVNTEDPTTYLRTVRNMYGFDYAVLQLANGQITAVIKLVLQNSPAQNAGLQRGMIIKKINGSLITASNAESLLNSIPNNTTLDLMVGNWKDGNIENEKNIKVYCGFSLDQPIISKIFEQNGKKTGYLYIYDFPDGMSHSLNQKFAEFKANGVKDLVVDLRYNYGGSVASAAALCSLIPLGIASGSPFIIYKGNKNGGEVKKTFAEQIAYDPTAVDFATLHANALGLGRVFILTSRNTASASEIVINNLKPYVQVIQVGGTTLGKDMAGFSISDDRKPKKISWQLHPVIYKVYNANGHGEYNNGISPQVPVDEYASLPLMPLGQADETLLQTVLGKIYSKSVQENTIQVKILSESERPFSLSNSKRY